The proteins below are encoded in one region of Rhodoflexus caldus:
- a CDS encoding putative LPS assembly protein LptD, whose amino-acid sequence MKKLLKITCVLCCTLLVLLPGRQVIAQNTSPAANLRAATDSLSTVQDSIARAVPKGDITTTINYTAKDSIRFDVRKRMIYLYNDSKIEYGDISLKAAKIEIDWPQNTIKASYTIDSTTRKEQGLPEFKERGETYTSKGLAYNFKTRKAKVTGVTTKYGEGFILLENVKKDENDNSYGENGLYTTCDAPVPHFGIRARKMKVIPGKVIVSGLFNLEINRIPTPLGFAFGMFPQPKTRSSGFVMPQYGETRERGFFLSQGGFYFVLSDNFDLSLLGEIHTKGGWGLTAATRYKKRYAFDGQFRFQYNRRINEVPGQIENNVVNDFNISWNHTPQSKGDSRFSASVNAGTNTFGRNNAPQLNNFQSSSFNSNISYNKTFTGTPFTFGANLRHEQNIVTRIVSVFPEANVGMNRIYPFKGKKSDSKSIWSQFNFSYTGKARAVITNNRQGQSFPFKVAGNLNDKGEPVNQIPASFLPFNFDNLSNILGRAQMGVQHNIPVTTAVTLFKYFTTSFNGNYSEVWYPERYVYTLERNDIVKIDTVRGFSRFYSYNVGASVQTRLYGFFYPKSKKIDRIRLTINPNMGFTYQPDFGDPRFNFFDNLSIQPENQQNPNLVRQSRLNGIYGQPISGRQGSVSLGLTNTLEMKLRPKEDTAAASASSAKATAAKASKAADKVTLIDNFGLNTSYNMAADSFKLAPIALTARTNLFKKFNVAASATLDPYGYELLRVDTIGGIRNVTQRRNKTYAWQNGNGIGNITNASLAITANFAPPQANRKLRSDKVSQEELDYISRNRNLYIDFTVPWTLSVSYNLSYNKMGFQTSQVTQTLNFNGDLKMTEKWKIGFNSGYDFEAKGLSFTQFTIYRDLHCWVMNVSWIPFGPRAGYTLDINVRASVLSDLKLSRRNLWYFR is encoded by the coding sequence ATTACCACGACTATCAATTATACGGCTAAAGACTCTATCCGGTTTGATGTACGCAAACGGATGATTTATTTATATAATGATTCTAAAATTGAGTACGGCGATATTTCGCTCAAAGCGGCAAAAATTGAGATTGACTGGCCTCAAAATACGATTAAGGCCTCTTATACGATAGACAGCACCACGCGCAAGGAGCAGGGTTTGCCCGAGTTTAAGGAACGGGGAGAGACCTATACCTCCAAAGGTTTGGCATATAATTTCAAAACCCGCAAGGCAAAAGTTACAGGCGTAACGACCAAGTATGGCGAAGGTTTTATTTTGCTGGAAAACGTCAAGAAAGACGAAAACGACAACTCCTACGGTGAAAACGGCCTGTACACCACCTGCGATGCACCCGTTCCCCATTTTGGGATTCGCGCCCGCAAAATGAAGGTGATTCCCGGCAAAGTGATTGTTTCGGGATTGTTTAATCTGGAAATCAACCGTATTCCTACCCCTTTGGGGTTTGCTTTTGGCATGTTTCCGCAGCCTAAAACACGTTCGTCGGGTTTTGTAATGCCGCAGTACGGTGAGACGCGCGAGCGCGGTTTTTTCCTGAGTCAGGGCGGGTTCTACTTTGTGCTGAGCGATAATTTTGACCTTTCACTGCTCGGCGAAATACATACCAAAGGCGGTTGGGGGCTTACGGCTGCTACTCGGTACAAAAAGCGCTATGCCTTTGACGGGCAATTCCGCTTCCAGTATAACCGACGCATCAACGAAGTGCCCGGACAGATTGAAAACAATGTAGTCAATGATTTTAATATCAGTTGGAATCATACGCCGCAAAGTAAAGGAGATAGCCGTTTCAGTGCCAGCGTAAATGCGGGTACCAATACGTTCGGACGGAACAATGCCCCGCAATTGAATAATTTTCAGTCATCCTCGTTTAACTCTAACATTTCTTACAACAAAACTTTTACGGGAACGCCTTTCACTTTCGGGGCTAATTTGCGCCACGAACAAAACATCGTTACTCGGATAGTAAGTGTTTTTCCGGAGGCAAACGTGGGCATGAATCGCATTTATCCGTTTAAGGGTAAGAAAAGCGACAGTAAATCTATTTGGAGTCAGTTTAACTTCAGCTATACCGGCAAAGCGCGTGCAGTAATCACCAACAACAGGCAGGGGCAGTCGTTTCCTTTCAAAGTGGCCGGTAATCTGAACGACAAAGGTGAGCCGGTCAATCAAATTCCTGCCTCTTTCTTGCCTTTTAATTTTGACAATTTGAGCAATATTTTGGGGCGTGCGCAAATGGGCGTGCAGCACAATATACCCGTTACTACGGCGGTAACTTTGTTTAAATATTTTACCACAAGTTTTAACGGGAACTATTCGGAGGTGTGGTATCCCGAACGCTATGTATATACGCTGGAACGCAACGACATTGTAAAGATTGACACGGTGCGCGGTTTTTCGCGCTTCTATTCCTACAATGTAGGCGCTTCGGTACAAACCCGCTTGTATGGTTTCTTCTATCCCAAATCAAAAAAAATTGACCGCATTCGCCTGACCATTAACCCTAATATGGGCTTTACTTACCAGCCTGACTTTGGCGACCCGCGATTCAATTTCTTTGACAACCTGAGTATTCAGCCCGAAAATCAGCAAAACCCCAACTTGGTGCGGCAAAGTCGCCTGAATGGTATCTACGGGCAGCCGATATCCGGCCGTCAGGGCTCTGTTAGTTTGGGACTTACCAATACGCTGGAAATGAAACTGCGGCCTAAGGAAGACACCGCCGCCGCATCGGCTTCTTCTGCCAAAGCAACAGCGGCCAAGGCATCTAAAGCGGCAGACAAGGTTACGCTGATAGACAATTTCGGACTGAACACCAGCTATAACATGGCTGCCGATTCTTTCAAATTAGCACCTATTGCACTTACGGCACGTACAAACCTGTTTAAGAAGTTCAACGTTGCCGCCAGTGCTACCTTAGACCCTTACGGCTATGAACTCCTGCGCGTAGATACAATCGGGGGCATCAGGAACGTTACGCAGCGGCGCAACAAGACTTATGCATGGCAAAACGGCAATGGTATAGGCAATATTACCAATGCCAGCTTGGCCATTACGGCAAATTTTGCACCGCCGCAAGCCAACCGAAAATTGCGTTCGGACAAAGTCAGCCAAGAGGAACTGGACTACATCAGCCGCAACAGAAATTTGTATATAGACTTTACCGTACCGTGGACGCTGAGCGTGAGCTACAACCTTTCCTACAACAAAATGGGCTTTCAAACCTCGCAAGTAACGCAAACGCTCAATTTCAACGGCGATTTGAAAATGACCGAAAAGTGGAAGATAGGCTTTAACTCCGGCTACGATTTTGAAGCTAAGGGCTTGAGTTTTACCCAGTTTACTATCTACCGCGATTTGCACTGCTGGGTAATGAATGTCAGTTGGATTCCTTTCGGGCCGCGTGCAGGCTATACATTGGACATCAATGTACGTGCTTCCGTACTTTCAGACCTGAAACTCAGCCGTCGCAACCTGTGGTATTTCCGTTAG
- a CDS encoding molybdenum cofactor biosynthesis protein MoaE, which translates to MIALTDSPIAVEKVIAEVSAAAEAGAIDIFIGTVRNCNEGRQVTHLEYEAYEPMALREMEKIARTAEQQWPVKKLAIVHRTGRLAIGEVAVVVAVATPHRKEAFEACRYVIDTLKTTVPIWKKEYFEGGEWWVEAHP; encoded by the coding sequence ATGATTGCTTTGACAGACTCTCCGATTGCGGTTGAAAAAGTGATTGCCGAAGTCAGCGCTGCTGCCGAAGCGGGCGCGATTGATATTTTCATTGGTACGGTGCGCAACTGCAACGAAGGCCGACAGGTTACACATCTGGAATATGAAGCCTATGAACCTATGGCACTGCGCGAGATGGAGAAAATAGCCCGCACGGCCGAACAACAATGGCCTGTTAAAAAGTTGGCGATTGTTCACCGCACGGGCAGATTGGCTATCGGAGAAGTTGCGGTGGTTGTAGCTGTGGCTACGCCTCACCGCAAAGAGGCATTTGAAGCCTGTCGTTATGTGATAGATACGCTCAAAACCACTGTCCCCATCTGGAAGAAAGAGTACTTTGAAGGAGGCGAATGGTGGGTGGAGGCGCATCCGTAG
- a CDS encoding SusC/RagA family TonB-linked outer membrane protein: MKQLFKLSCFVLLSLFSVTAYAQRTVSGKVSSGEDNSPLPGVSVVVKGTSTGTTTDVDGNYRINVPENATLVFSYVGFLKQEAEVGSRSVIDIVLQPDNKVLNEVVVTGYGVQTKRELTGSIAKVSGDQILNMPVQSFEQALQGRAAGVNITTPNGVLGNTPIIRIRGTNSITSGADPLIVIDGMPIVSGNTSSSANAGNNALASINNADIESFEVLKDAAATAIYGSRAANGVILITTKSGKKGKAQVNYDSWVGWTETFRRFNVLNADQYIEIKNEGYRNNPIHAGVTEVARPFIGPDGQPVSTNWYDVVFRTGFQHNHTVSINGATDKTSYFFSVGFSDQEGMLRANNFQRTTARMNINHQATKWMSVGGNVQYTNTVTNSPQTGLFGAFATNGLGRLPIVLAPNIPVRNPDGTPAIDAPNNRATTGNNFPNAVGFNWPNPLYDLEQNISRSATDRILGNFFVEVRPVKGLSLRTVYGIDRQNVEDNTFRTRIHGDGFPLGTAFNTYQRNLQWNWQNIATYNKTFADNHNLTLLAATEVQKFNLDGWGGSRQGVADDFFTSYQGNFTTNNPPVGNIQTENGLISYFGRVNYSFKDKYLFSATIRRDGYSALSATNKFGTFGAVSGGWRLSEEDFFKNLNLEFISDFKLRGSYGTTGNTNIPNFGSLNFFGSGLYGDLATWVYTQAGNPNLKWESSKKTDVGFDAAFFNNRLTMEFAYYLNNISDLIIGNPQPPSKGIPGNSILTNIGSMRNQGIEVTINTVNIDKGGFKWTTSFNLTTNENKVLALNQDNADIQFTTGGLELTSIARVGYPVGSIFAVPWEGVNPENGRAMFRLASGRVVQYNHAAPAASRWTFVDNGQNAPAPTATDRIIAGNTNPRFFGGFDNTFRYKGFDLGVFFQYAFGFYLYNGTRAGLLDQRMWNNSTEVLQRWRQPGDQTTVPRLVYTDNFSNGSAFAITRNVEKGDFIRLRNVSLGYSLPADVLKKLSLTNARLYAQVQNAFVITNYTGSDPEVSTNSPGLGATATNIGAGVDRNTFPQARTYSLGVNITF; the protein is encoded by the coding sequence ATGAAGCAACTATTCAAGCTAAGTTGCTTTGTGCTGTTGTCGCTGTTTTCCGTAACAGCGTACGCACAAAGAACAGTATCGGGTAAAGTGTCTTCCGGGGAAGACAACAGCCCACTTCCGGGCGTATCGGTGGTTGTGAAAGGTACCAGCACAGGTACTACAACCGATGTGGATGGAAATTATCGGATTAACGTGCCGGAAAATGCTACGCTGGTTTTCAGCTATGTAGGATTTCTGAAACAAGAAGCCGAAGTTGGCAGCCGCAGTGTGATTGATATCGTTCTGCAACCTGACAACAAAGTATTGAACGAAGTGGTTGTAACCGGTTACGGTGTGCAAACCAAACGCGAACTGACAGGTTCTATTGCCAAAGTAAGCGGCGACCAAATCTTAAACATGCCCGTTCAGTCTTTTGAACAAGCGCTGCAAGGCCGTGCGGCAGGTGTAAACATTACTACCCCTAACGGTGTATTGGGCAACACTCCTATCATCCGCATACGCGGTACAAACTCCATTACTTCCGGTGCCGACCCACTGATTGTAATTGACGGTATGCCCATCGTATCGGGTAACACCAGCAGCTCTGCCAACGCCGGTAACAACGCGCTTGCGTCTATCAACAACGCCGACATTGAGTCGTTCGAGGTGTTAAAAGACGCAGCAGCCACAGCTATCTACGGTTCGCGTGCTGCCAACGGCGTTATCTTGATTACTACCAAATCGGGTAAAAAAGGTAAGGCTCAGGTAAATTATGATTCATGGGTAGGCTGGACAGAAACATTCCGCCGTTTCAACGTACTGAATGCCGACCAGTACATTGAGATTAAGAACGAAGGCTATCGCAACAACCCTATTCATGCAGGCGTAACCGAAGTAGCTCGTCCGTTCATCGGCCCTGATGGTCAGCCTGTAAGCACCAACTGGTATGACGTGGTTTTCCGTACAGGTTTCCAGCATAACCATACCGTATCCATTAACGGTGCAACCGACAAAACTTCTTACTTCTTCTCTGTCGGTTTCTCCGACCAAGAAGGTATGCTGCGTGCCAACAACTTCCAGCGCACCACTGCCCGTATGAACATCAACCATCAGGCAACCAAGTGGATGAGCGTTGGCGGTAACGTACAGTACACCAACACAGTAACCAACAGCCCTCAAACCGGTTTGTTTGGCGCATTTGCTACCAACGGTTTAGGTCGTCTGCCTATTGTATTGGCTCCTAACATTCCTGTACGCAACCCCGACGGCACACCGGCCATTGATGCACCTAACAACCGTGCAACCACCGGCAATAACTTCCCTAATGCCGTAGGCTTTAACTGGCCTAACCCGTTATACGATTTGGAGCAAAATATTTCACGCTCTGCCACCGACCGTATTCTGGGTAACTTCTTTGTTGAAGTAAGACCAGTGAAAGGTCTGAGCCTGCGTACGGTTTACGGTATTGACCGCCAAAACGTAGAAGACAACACGTTCCGCACACGCATCCACGGCGACGGTTTCCCATTGGGCACGGCTTTCAATACCTACCAGCGCAACTTGCAGTGGAACTGGCAAAATATTGCTACTTATAACAAAACATTTGCCGACAACCACAACCTGACCTTACTGGCAGCAACCGAAGTACAGAAGTTTAATTTGGACGGTTGGGGCGGTTCTCGCCAAGGTGTAGCGGATGACTTCTTCACCAGCTATCAAGGTAACTTTACTACCAACAACCCTCCGGTAGGTAACATTCAAACAGAAAACGGTTTGATTTCTTACTTCGGCCGTGTAAACTACAGCTTCAAAGACAAGTACCTGTTTAGCGCTACTATTCGCCGCGACGGCTACTCTGCTCTTTCAGCTACTAACAAGTTCGGTACATTCGGAGCGGTTTCAGGCGGCTGGCGCTTGTCTGAAGAGGACTTCTTCAAAAACCTGAATCTGGAATTTATCAGCGACTTTAAACTGCGCGGCAGCTACGGTACAACCGGTAACACCAACATTCCTAACTTCGGTTCTCTGAACTTCTTTGGTTCCGGTCTGTACGGCGATTTGGCTACATGGGTTTACACACAAGCAGGTAACCCGAACCTGAAATGGGAATCAAGCAAGAAAACTGACGTTGGTTTTGATGCGGCATTCTTCAACAACCGCCTGACCATGGAGTTTGCTTACTACCTGAACAACATTTCAGATTTGATTATCGGCAACCCTCAGCCTCCTTCAAAAGGTATCCCGGGCAACTCTATCCTGACCAACATTGGCTCTATGCGCAACCAAGGTATTGAGGTTACTATCAACACTGTCAATATTGACAAAGGCGGCTTCAAATGGACAACCTCATTTAACCTGACTACTAACGAAAACAAAGTGCTTGCCCTGAATCAGGACAATGCCGATATCCAATTTACTACAGGTGGTTTGGAACTGACCAGCATTGCACGTGTAGGCTATCCCGTGGGCAGCATCTTTGCAGTACCTTGGGAAGGTGTAAACCCTGAAAACGGCCGCGCAATGTTCCGTCTGGCAAGTGGCCGCGTAGTACAATATAACCACGCTGCTCCTGCCGCTTCTCGTTGGACATTCGTAGATAACGGTCAGAATGCCCCTGCACCTACTGCTACAGACCGTATCATTGCCGGCAATACAAACCCTCGTTTCTTTGGCGGTTTTGACAATACATTCCGCTACAAAGGTTTTGACTTGGGCGTGTTCTTCCAGTATGCATTTGGTTTCTACCTGTACAACGGTACTCGTGCCGGTCTGCTCGACCAACGCATGTGGAACAACAGCACCGAAGTGTTGCAGCGCTGGCGTCAGCCGGGCGACCAGACCACTGTGCCTCGCTTGGTATATACTGACAACTTCTCTAACGGTTCTGCATTTGCCATCACCCGTAACGTAGAAAAAGGCGACTTCATCCGCCTGCGCAACGTGAGCTTGGGCTACTCGCTGCCTGCTGATGTGTTGAAGAAACTTTCTCTGACTAATGCAAGGCTGTACGCACAGGTGCAAAATGCTTTTGTGATTACCAACTACACAGGTAGCGACCCCGAAGTGAGCACTAACAGCCCGGGTTTGGGAGCAACAGCTACCAACATCGGCGCAGGTGTAGACCGTAACACATTCCCTCAGGCACGCACCTACTCACTGGGCGTTAACATTACCTTCTAA
- a CDS encoding RagB/SusD family nutrient uptake outer membrane protein encodes MKIQKYLKASLLAAFTTLAVTSCNQDKILEPVPLTALSDKSAFTTPDRIAAQLNGLYASVKSGQFLGGRMLVYMDVRGEDFQNRTGNGVTALFAWSYNQNSGNAEPQNAWSSGYLAINRINVFLKGLDDNPTVISTALANQYRGEARFLRALSYYYLVNLYARPFPLNNGASPGLPLRLQAEVGPQNSDLARSTVAQVYNQILEDLNFAEQNVLASHPSALLNVTRAHRNAVVAIKIRVLMSMGRYADAVTECRKIVGGTSAPFSAPTGVQHRLAPTFASIFAPPYTTSESIFSFPMTLNDLPGVQNGLGSYFGVPAPPQNAIADYNLDPAGILSNPAWTANDARRAMTAVATGRTFITKFPLNPYTDYVPIARYSEVLLNYAESLVRSTNSVSQLAIDLLNAVRGRSAPGATYTSFATPAEFLQALALEKRIEFLGEGLRSLDLHRLLQPLPAKTGVPGSVAPTDANYIWPIPDAELAANKLMTQN; translated from the coding sequence ATGAAAATCCAAAAATATTTGAAAGCATCGTTGCTGGCAGCCTTTACAACGCTGGCAGTAACCTCTTGTAATCAGGATAAAATCCTTGAACCGGTTCCATTGACCGCACTTTCCGATAAAAGTGCCTTTACAACCCCAGACCGTATAGCTGCACAATTGAACGGCCTTTATGCCAGTGTGAAATCGGGTCAGTTTTTGGGCGGCCGTATGCTGGTATATATGGATGTGCGCGGCGAAGACTTCCAAAACCGTACCGGTAACGGTGTAACAGCGCTCTTTGCTTGGAGCTACAACCAAAACTCCGGTAACGCCGAGCCTCAAAACGCGTGGTCATCCGGCTATTTGGCTATTAACCGCATCAACGTATTCCTCAAAGGTTTGGATGACAACCCTACCGTTATTTCAACGGCACTTGCCAACCAATACCGCGGTGAAGCCCGCTTCCTGCGCGCCCTGTCTTACTACTATCTGGTAAACCTGTATGCCCGTCCGTTCCCGCTGAACAACGGTGCCAGCCCCGGTTTGCCGCTGCGTTTACAGGCAGAAGTCGGCCCTCAAAACTCCGACTTGGCTCGCAGCACCGTAGCACAGGTCTATAACCAAATTCTGGAAGACCTGAACTTTGCCGAGCAGAACGTGTTGGCCTCTCACCCTTCTGCTTTGCTGAATGTAACCCGCGCCCACCGCAATGCAGTGGTTGCTATCAAAATCCGCGTGCTGATGAGCATGGGACGCTATGCCGATGCCGTTACCGAATGTCGTAAGATTGTAGGCGGCACATCGGCTCCATTCTCTGCTCCTACGGGCGTACAGCACCGCTTAGCACCTACTTTTGCCAGCATATTCGCTCCCCCTTACACTACTTCAGAGTCTATTTTCTCATTCCCAATGACTTTGAACGATTTACCGGGTGTACAAAACGGTTTGGGTTCTTACTTTGGTGTTCCTGCACCTCCGCAAAATGCTATTGCTGACTACAACCTCGACCCTGCAGGTATTCTGAGCAATCCGGCATGGACAGCAAATGATGCACGCCGTGCAATGACTGCCGTAGCTACAGGCCGCACATTCATCACCAAGTTCCCGTTGAACCCCTACACCGACTACGTACCTATCGCCCGTTATTCTGAGGTGTTACTGAACTATGCCGAGTCATTGGTTCGCTCTACCAACTCTGTTTCTCAATTGGCCATAGACTTGCTGAATGCCGTTCGCGGTCGCTCGGCTCCGGGTGCAACTTATACCTCTTTTGCTACGCCTGCCGAATTCCTGCAAGCCTTGGCATTGGAAAAACGCATTGAGTTCCTTGGCGAAGGTCTGCGTTCGTTAGACTTGCATCGCTTGTTGCAGCCGCTGCCTGCCAAAACAGGTGTTCCCGGCTCTGTAGCGCCAACCGATGCGAACTACATCTGGCCTATTCCTGATGCAGAACTGGCAGCTAACAAGCTGATGACGCAGAACTAA